One window of the Dendropsophus ebraccatus isolate aDenEbr1 chromosome 12, aDenEbr1.pat, whole genome shotgun sequence genome contains the following:
- the LOC138769794 gene encoding nicotinamide N-methyltransferase-like: MEGSSFKHYAQRDIDHNQFLQTFCSPAIDPSLFEEVILFPLRVCMQNIDVVKSLGGTLCDVSLGPNILHLLPFCEYFTDIILLEVNEKCCNELKRWLKKEANAVDCAFGAKFIGDLGISSLNLLGKENILRRKVKSVMIYDLNNENPTKAIVPQKVDCLCNVYVLDHVSEDQESFRRNLKAITSNLRVGGVFISLGTFNTQFYNFEEQKFSSFAYDESFLRKVLEEAGFTIKVLEKQKSKVVSEIVKYDEVWCVVAVKVREV; this comes from the exons ATGGAGGGGAGCTCATTTAAACACTACGCACAACGTGATATTGACCATAACCAATTCCTTCAGACGTTTTGTTCTCCGGCCATAGATCCCTCTTTGTTTGAGGAGGTGATTTTATTTCCATTGAGAGTCTGCATGCAGAACATTGACGTGG TGAAATCTTTAGGAGGCACTTTGTGTGATGTTTCGCTGGGTCCGAACATTTTGCACTTGTTACCGTTCTGTGAATATTTCACAGATATTATTCTTCTGGAGGTCAATGAGAAATGCTGCAATGAACTGAAGAGATGGCTTAAAAAGGAGGCAAATGCTGTGGACTGTGCCTTTGGAGCTAAGTTCATTGGAGACTTAGGAATCAGCAG TCTAAACCTGTTGGGAAAGGAAAATATTCTGAGAAGAAAAGTGAAAAGTGTAATGATATATGATCTGAACAATGAGAACCCCACAAAGGCCATTGTGCCCCAAAAAGTTGATTGTCTTTGTAATGTCTATGTGCTAGACCATGTAAGCGAAGACCAGGAGAGCTTCCGGAGGAACCTCAAGGCAATCACATCCAATCTTAGAGTTGGAGGAGTATTTATATCTCTTGGCACCTTCAATACTCAGTTTTACAATTTTGAGGAGCAAAAGTTCAGCTCTTTTGCCTATGATGAAAGTTTTCTTAGGAAAGTCCTGGAGGAGGCCGGCTTCACTATAAAAGTTCTGGAGAAACAGAAATCTAAAGTGGTCAGTGAGATCGTCAAATACGATGAAGTGTGGTGCGTGGTTGCAGTCAAAGTGCGAGAGGTGTAA
- the LOC138769509 gene encoding nicotinamide N-methyltransferase-like: MEANSFKHYAQHDFDHKQFLQTFSSPAVDPALFELAILFPLKVCIKNVDLVKSLGGTLCDVSLGPNILHLLPFCEYFTDIILLEVNEKCCKELERWLKKEANAVDCAFGAKFIGHLGISSLSLLGKEDILRRKVKSVMIYDLNNENPTKAVVPQKVDCLCNVYVLDHVSEDQESFRRNLKAITSNLRVGGVFISLGTFNTQFYHIEKQKFSSFAYDESFLRKVLEEAGFTIKVLEKQKTKVLSEIIKYDEVWFAAAVKMREV, encoded by the exons ATGGAGGCAAACTCATTTAAACACTATGCACAACATGATTTTGACCATAAGCAATTTCTTCAGACGTTTTCTTCTCCAGCTGTAGATCCCGCTTTGTTTGAGTTGGCAATTCTATTTCCCTTAAAAGTCTGCATAAAGAACGTTGATTTGG TGAAATCTTTAGGAGGAACTTTGTGTGATGTTTCGCTGGGTCCGAACATTTTGCACTTGTTACCGTTCTGTGAATATTTCACAGATATTATTCTTCTGGAGGTCAATGAGAAATGCTGCAAAGAACTTGAGAGATGGCTGAAAAAGGAGGCAAATGCTGTGGACTGTGCCTTTGGAGCTAAGTTTATTGGACACCTGGGGATCAGCAG TCTAAGCCTGTTGGGAAAGGAAGATATTCTGAGAAGAAAAGTGAAAAGTGTAATGATATATGATCTGAACAATGAGAACCCCACAAAGGCCGTTGTGCCCCAAAAAGTTGATTGTCTTTGTAATGTCTATGTGCTAGATCATGTAAGCGAAGACCAGGAGAGCTTCCGGAGGAACCTCAAGGCAATCACATCCAATCTTAGAGTTGGAGGAGTATTTATATCTCTTGGCACCTTCAATACTCAGTTTTACCATATCGAGAAGCAGAAGTTCAGCTCTTTTGCCTATGATGAAAGTTTTCTGAGGAAAGTCCTGGAGGAGGCCGGCTTCACTATAAAAGTTCTGGAGAAGCAGAAAACTAAAGTCCTGAGCGAGATCATCAAATACGATGAAGTGTGGTTTGCGGCTGCAGTCAAAATGCGAGAGGTGTAA